Proteins encoded in a region of the Cydia pomonella isolate Wapato2018A chromosome 3, ilCydPomo1, whole genome shotgun sequence genome:
- the LOC133516282 gene encoding uncharacterized protein LOC133516282 → MRVVILILIITLKVTENFAIEKREQHNGEQKLLLRKLLSLQQNNSTEKALMWNEIFANVLVNKIKILFNKQPESGLEDNPDVVTKFVSKIIALYGKLFYKVNNIAHNNGKNEEEIKVDEIMDPKKEVEKVEPKYHGRLENATEYFDIDKRTVCPEHSVSDEKGNCIDPENSRFIMAIPHQCPIGYRRDRLGYCRAIF, encoded by the coding sequence atgcgAGTTGTTATTTTAATCCTAATAATAACTCTGAAAGTAACAGAAAACTTCGCAATCGAGAAGAGGGAACAACATAATGGCGAACAAAAGTTACTTTTAAGAAAATTGCTGAGTTTACAACAAAACAATTCGACGGAAAAAGCCTTGATGTGGAACGAGATTTTCGCAAATGTGTTGGTGAACAAGATAAAAATACTGTTCAACAAACAACCTGAATCCGGACTGGAAGACAATCCAGATgtcgtcacaaagtttgtgagcAAGATTATTGCACTGTATGGCAAGTTGTTTTACAAAGTTAACAACATAGCACATAATAATGGGAAAAATGAAGAAGAAATTAAGGTTGATGAAATAATGGACCCAAAGAAAGAAGTAGAAAAAGTCGAACCGAAGTATCATGGACGTTTAGAAAACGCGACGGAATACTTTGATATCGATAAAAGGACCGTGTGTCCCGAGCACTCGGTGAGTGATGAAAAAGGAAACTGCATTGATCCCGAAAATTCAAGGTTTATTATGGCCATACCGCACCAATGTCCGATCGGATACAGGAGGGACAGGCTAGGCTACTGCAGAgcaatattttga